The proteins below are encoded in one region of Triticum aestivum cultivar Chinese Spring chromosome 1B, IWGSC CS RefSeq v2.1, whole genome shotgun sequence:
- the LOC123131312 gene encoding mannosylglycoprotein endo-beta-mannosidase, translated as MSADAAAAASVGKLVLDTGWLAARSTEVALTGVELTTTHPPDASVAAPWMHAAVPGTVLGTLLKNKLIPDPFYGLNNEAIIDIADSGREYYTFWFFTTFQCAPAGNRHVSLNFRGVNYSAEVYINGHKEILPKGMFRRHTLDITEVLHPEGSNLLAVLVHPPDHPGTIPPQGGQGGDHEIGKDVATQYVEGWDWMCPIRDRNTGIWDEVSICITGAVNITDPHLVSTFHDDFKRSYLHCTLQLENKSSWLADCSLKIQVSAELEGDICLVEHLQSYAISIPPRSVLEYTIPPLFFYKPNLWWPNGMGKQSLYNVEISVDVNGLGESDAWSHYFGFRKVESSIDDSTGGRIFKVNGEPIFIRGGNWILSDGLLRLTKKRYMTDIKFHADMNFNMLRCWGGGLAERPDFYHFCDVYGLMVWQEFWITGDVDGRGLPISNPDGPLDHALFLLCARDTVKLLRNHASLALWVGGNEQVPPIDINRALKNDLKLHPMFLSNQTTKNQGKYLSQDPTDPSKYLDGTRAYVQGSMWDGFADGKGNFTDGPYEIQYPESFFKNSFYKYGFNPEVGSVGVPVAATIRATMPPEGWSIPIFKKGIDGYIQEVPNPIWDYHKYIPYSKPGKVHDQIELYGHPKDLDDFCEKAQLINYVQYRALLEGWTSFMWTKFTGVLIWKTQNPWTGLRGQFYDHLQDQTAGFYGCRCAAEPIHVQLNLASYNIEVVNTTSDKLTDVAVEISVWDLDGASPYYKVTEKFVAPPKKVKQIMEMEYPKMKNAKPVYFLLLKLFRLSDKKVLSRNFYWLHLPGKDYKLLEEYRQRTIPLEIGSEISVLGGTYKVRMSIKNKSKKSAAESTTSVSTMEPEDGNGLHSISEKTTCVVQKSGLWSKIHRNIDLARSGDKPRTLEVKGTDSGVAFFLHFSVHTSESSTGENYRDTRILPVHYSDNYFSLMPGEKMTADISFEAPEGSKPRVILRGWNYHLNHAVMM; from the exons ATGTCGGCAGATGCTGCTGCGGCGGCGAGCGTGGGCAAGCTGGTGCTCGACACTGGCTGGCTCGCCGCGCGCTCCACCGAGGtggccctcaccggcgtcgagCTCACCACCACCCACCCGCCGgacgcctccgtcgccgccccgtGGATGCACGCCGCCGTCCCCGGAAC CGTGCTGGGGACCCTTCTAAAAAACAAGTTGATCCCTGATCCCTTCTACGGGCTGAACAACGAGGCAATCATCGACATCGCCGATTCCGGGAGGGAGTACTACACGTTCTGGTTCTTCACCACCTTCCAGTGTGCTCCG GCAGGAAACCGGCACGTGAGTTTAAACTTCCGTGGAGTAAACTACTCAGCAGAAGTATACATAAATGGGCACAAAGAGATACTTCCAAAAGGAATGTTCCGAAGGCACACCCTTGATATTACTGAAGTTCTTCATCCTGAGGGCAGCAATCTGCTTGCTGTCCTCGTTCATCCTCCTGATCATCCTGGTACGATTCCTCCTCAGGGAGGTCAAGGCGGTGATCATGAG ATTGGAAAAGATGTTGCTACGCAATATGTTGAAGGATGGGATTGGATGTGCCCGATAAG GGATAGAAACACGGGAATCTGGGATGAAGTTTCGATCTGCATAACTGGG GCTGTGAACATAACCGATCCCCATCTGGTTTCAACTTTTCATGACGATTTTAAGAGATCGTATCTACATTGTACACTTCAGTTGGAGAACAAAAGTTCATGGCTCGCAGATTGTAGTTTAAAAATTCAGGTTTCTGCTGAACTAGAGGGGGACATTTGTTTGGTGGAACATCTTCAGAGTTATGCCATATCGATTCCTCCTCGTTCAGTTCTGGAATACACTATCCCTCCG TTATTCTTCTATAAGCCAAACCTGTGGTGGCCAAATGGCATGGGAAAGCAATCCCTGTACAATGTTGAAATTAGTGTGGATGTCAATGGACTAGGAGAGTCCGATGCATGGAGTCATTATTTTGGGTTCCGTAAGGTTGAGAGTTCTATTGATGATTCCACTGGTGGGAG GATCTTCAAGGTAAACGGTGAGCCTATTTTCATCCGAGGAGGGAACTGGATATTGTCAGATGGCCTGCTTCGACTAACAAAGAAGCGCTACATGACCGATATCAAGTTTCATGCTGATATGAACTTTAATATGCTTCGCTGTTGGGGTGGTGGATTAGCAGAGAGGCCTGATTTTTACCATTTTTGTGATGTATATGGTTTGATG GTATGGCAGGAATTCTGGATAACTGGAGATGTTGATGGTCGTGGACTTCCAATATCAAACCCAGATGGTCCTTTGGACCATGCTCTCTTCCTTCTATGTGCTAGAGATACTGTCAAGTTACTCAGAAATCATGCTAGTCTAGCTCTATGGGTTGGTGGTAATGAGCAAGTCCCACCAATTGACATCAACAGAGCACTGAAGAATGATTTGAAGCTACATCCTATGTTTTTGAGCAACCAGACAACAAAAAATCAAGGAAAGTATCTATCACAAGACCCAACTGACCCAAGTAAATACCTGGATGGTACTAGGGCGTATGTCCAAGGATCAATGTGGGATGGTTTTGCTGATGGGAAAGGCAATTTCACTGATGGTCCATATGAGATTCAGTATCCAGAGAGCTTTTTCAAGAATAGTTTCTACAAATATGGGTTTAACCCTGAAGTTGGTTCTGTGGGGGTTCCAGTTGCTGCAACGATTAGAGCAACAATGCCTCCAGAAGGGTGGAGTATTCCAATTTTTAAGAAGGGAATTGATGGGTACATACAAGAAGTCCCAAACCCAATATGGGATTACCACAAGTACATTCCCTACTCGAAACCGGGGAAGGTGCATGATCAGATTGAACTATACGGCCATCCAAAAGATCTTGATGATTTCTGTGAAAAA GCACAATTGATCAATTATGTTCAGTACAGAGCTCTCCTGGAAGGATGGACTTCTTTCATGTGGACAAAGTTCACAGGTGTTCTAATTTGGAAGACGCAAAATCCATGGACCGGACTACGAGGACAGTTCTATGATCACCTCCAAGACCAAACTGCCGGGTTCTATGGTTGCCGTTGTGCTGCTGAGCCGATTCATGTCCAATTGAATTTGGCTAGTTACAACATAGAG GTGGTAAACACTACGTCCGATAAGCTGACAGACGTGGCTGTAGAAATTTCAGTATGGGATCTTGACGGTGCATCCCCATATTACAAAGTTACAGAGAAGTTCGTGGCACCGCCAAAGAAAGTGAAGCAAATTATGGAGATGGAATACCCTAAGATGAAGAATGCCAAGCCTGTCTATTTTCTACTGCTTAAACTCTTCAGGCTTTCAGACAAGAAAGTACTCTCCAGAAACTTCTATTGGCTACATCTTCCTGGTAAAGACTACAAGTTGTTGGAAGAATATCGGCAGAGGACAATTCCGCTCGAGATCGGCTCCGAAATTTCTGTCTTAGGCGGCACATACAAGGTAAGAATGTCCATAAAGAACAAGTCAAAGAAATCCGCAGCTGAAAGCACAACCTCGGTCTCAACTATGGAGCCAGAGGATGGAAATGGTCTCCACAGCATTAGCGAAAAAACTACTTGTGTGGTACAGAAAAGTGGTCTGTGGAGTAAAATTCACAGGAACATTGATCTCGCAAGATCGGGTGACAAACCAAGAACACTTGAGGTGAAGGGGACTGATTCAGGTGTGGCGTTTTTCCTTCATTTCTCGGTGCACACCTCTGAATCATCCACTGGGGAGAATTACAGGGACACCAGAATCCTTCCGGTGCACTACTCGGACAACTATTTTTCTCTCATGCCCGGGGAGAAGATGACAGCCGACATCTCCTTCGAGGCTCCTGAAGGATCCAAGCCCAGGGTCATTCTGAGAGGCTGGAACTATCATCTGAACCATGCAGTGATGATGTGA
- the LOC123131322 gene encoding uncharacterized protein isoform X1, whose amino-acid sequence MKYPQLLSNLRVESKMSQELRTQLSESEKGELKESFHHMLKWAWRYNKYLEEQAAQLHMLTSWSKTVEVAVSRNISKQAAKPKSRIRIVVVRQSQVFEFFRISALDYIWCEILISWTIVQLGDCGGSGGFWVGELQGFAGRTPSHVEPHIVTDGGGLELEFKRFVWFQLSDDWARAEQQRPAKNMTRDNTSCLISRAT is encoded by the exons ATGAAATACCCTCAGCTGCTTTCCAATCTGAGAGTTGAATCGAAG ATGTCTCAAGAACTGCGCACACAATTGAGCGAGTCTGAGAAAGGAGAGCTAAAAGAATCGTTCCATCATATGCTGAAATGGGCCTGGAGATATAATAAATATCTTGAAGAACAGGCAGCCCAGCTTCACATGTTAACTAGCTGGTCGAAAACTGTTGAA GTAGCTGTATCAAGAA ACATTTCGAAGCAAGCCGCTAAGCCCAAGTCTCGAATCAGGATTGTCGTCGTTCGTCAGTCCCAAGTATTTGAATTCTTCCGTATCTCTGCTCTTGATTACATATGGTGCGAGATTCTAATTTCTTGGACTATAGTGCAGCTAGGAGATTGTGGCGGCAGCGGTGGGTTTTGGGTCGGCGAGCTGCAGGGATTTGCTGGACGCACGCCATCACATGTCGAGCCACACATAGTGACCGATGGTGGCGGATTAGAGTTGGAATTCAAGAGGTTTGTGTGGTTTCAGTTATCCGATGATTGGGCGAGAGCGGAGCAACAGAGGCCGGCCAAGAACATGACCAGGGATAACACATCTTGCTTGATTTCCCGAGCGACCTAA
- the LOC123131322 gene encoding uncharacterized protein isoform X2, which produces MKYPQLLSNLRVESKMSQELRTQLSESEKGELKESFHHMLKWAWRYNKYLEEQAAQLHMLTSWSKTVEVAVSRNISKQAAKPKSRIRIVVVRQSQLGDCGGSGGFWVGELQGFAGRTPSHVEPHIVTDGGGLELEFKRFVWFQLSDDWARAEQQRPAKNMTRDNTSCLISRAT; this is translated from the exons ATGAAATACCCTCAGCTGCTTTCCAATCTGAGAGTTGAATCGAAG ATGTCTCAAGAACTGCGCACACAATTGAGCGAGTCTGAGAAAGGAGAGCTAAAAGAATCGTTCCATCATATGCTGAAATGGGCCTGGAGATATAATAAATATCTTGAAGAACAGGCAGCCCAGCTTCACATGTTAACTAGCTGGTCGAAAACTGTTGAA GTAGCTGTATCAAGAA ACATTTCGAAGCAAGCCGCTAAGCCCAAGTCTCGAATCAGGATTGTCGTCGTTCGTCAGTCCCAA CTAGGAGATTGTGGCGGCAGCGGTGGGTTTTGGGTCGGCGAGCTGCAGGGATTTGCTGGACGCACGCCATCACATGTCGAGCCACACATAGTGACCGATGGTGGCGGATTAGAGTTGGAATTCAAGAGGTTTGTGTGGTTTCAGTTATCCGATGATTGGGCGAGAGCGGAGCAACAGAGGCCGGCCAAGAACATGACCAGGGATAACACATCTTGCTTGATTTCCCGAGCGACCTAA